In a single window of the Gadus macrocephalus chromosome 6, ASM3116895v1 genome:
- the gfpt1 gene encoding glutamine--fructose-6-phosphate aminotransferase [isomerizing] 1 isoform X1: protein MCGIFAYLNYHVPRTRREILEILLKGLHRLEYRGYDSAGVGIDGGNKKDWESTGRSIQLIKQRGKVQALDEEINRITEQQGIDMDVEFDVHLGIAHTRWATHGAPSPVNSHPHRSDKNNEFIVIHNGIITNYKDLRKFLESKDYEFESETDTETIAKLVKYMYDNRENDELSFTTLVERVTQQLEGAFVLVFKSVHYPGEAVGTRRGGPLLIGVKCDHKLSTDHIPILYRSTGKDKKGCTALPRVDQDTSLFPTDEKAVEYYFASDASAVIEHTNRVIFLEDDDVAAVNEGRLSIHRIKRTAGDHPARAIQTLQMELQQIMKGNYRAFMEKEIFEQPESVFNTMRGRVNFDDNTVMLGGLKDHIKEIQRCRRLILIACGTSYHAGVATRQVLEELTELPVMVELSSDFLDRNTPVFRDDVCFFISQSGETADSLMALRYCKERGALTVGITNTVGSSISRETDCGVHINAGPEIGVASTKAYTSQFVALIMFALLMCDDRISMQPRRREIIQGLRVLPDLIKEVLSLNDEIKNLAEELYQQKSVLIMGRGYHYATCLEGALKIKEITYMHSEGILAGELKHGPLALVDKLMPVIMIIMRDHTYVKCQNALQQVVARQGRPIVICDRDDQETINNSSRTIKVPHCVDCLQGVLSVIPLQLLSFHLAVLRGYDVDCPRNLAKSVTVE, encoded by the exons ATGTGTG GAATCTTTGCTTATCTTAACTACCACGTGCCGCGGACACGGCGGGAGATCCTGGAGATCCTGCTCAAAGGCCTTCACCGTCTGGAGTACCGGGGTTATGACTCAGCTG GTGTGGGGATCGACGGCGGTAACAAGAAGGACTGGGAGTCCACCGGCCGCTCCATCCAGCTCATCAAGCAGAGGGGGAAGGTGCAGGCTCTGGACGAGGAGATCAACAG AATCACAGAGCAGCAGGGCATTGACATGGACGTGGAGTTCGACGTCCACCTGGGCATCGCTCACACCCGCTGGGCCACCCACGGCGCCCCCAGCCCGGTCAACAGCCACCCGCACCGCTCTGACAAGAACAACG AGTTCATCGTCATTCACAACGGCATCATCACCAACTACAAGGACCTGCGGAAATTCCTG GAGAGCAAAGACTACGAGTTTGAGTCGGAGACCGACACGGAGACTATCGCCAAGCTGGTGAAGTACATGTACGACAACCGTGAGAACGACGAGCTGAGCTTCACCACGCTGGTGGAGAGAGTGACCCAGCAGCTG GAAGGAGCCTTTGTCCTGGTGTTCAAGAGCGTCCATTACCCTGGAGAGGCGGTCGGGACCAG GAGGGGAGGGCCTCTTTTGATTGGTGTGAAATGCGACCACAAACTCTCTACAGATCACATCCCCATTCTCTACCGCTCTA CTGGCAAGGACAAGAAGGGCTGCACGGCCCTGCCCCGCGTGGACCAGGACACCTCTCTGTTCCCCACGGACGAGAAGGCCGTGGAGTACTACTTTGCTTCTGACGCAAG CGCGGTCATCGAGCACACCAACCGGGTGATCTTCCTGGAGGACGATGACGTGGCGGCGGTGAACGAGGGGCGGCTGTCCATCCACCGCATCAAGCGCACCGCGGGGGACCACCCGGCCCGCGCCATCCAGACCCTGCAGATGGAGCTGCAGCAGATCATGAAGG GAAACTACCGTGCGTTCATGGAGAAGGAGATCTTCGAACAGCCAGAGTCCGTGTTCAACACCATGCGAGGCAGGGTCAACTTTGATGACAACacag TGATGCTGGGGGGGCTGAAGGACCATATCAAAGAGATCCAGAGGTGTCGACGGCTGATACTCATCGCCTGTGGGACCAGCTACCACGCGGGCGTGGCG ACCCGTCAGGTACTGGAGGAGCTCACGGAGCTGCCCGTCATGGTGGAGCTGTCCAGCGACTTCCTGGACAGGAACACGCCCGTGTTCCGAGACGACGTGTGCTTCTTCATCAGCCAATCGG GGGAGACGGCGGACAGCCTGATGGCGCTGCGATACTGCAAGGAGAGGGGGGCTCTGACGGTGGGCATCACCAACACCGTGGGCAGCTCCATCTCCAGGGAGACGGACTGCGGCGTGCACATCAACGCCGGCCCCGAGATCGGCGTGGCCAGCACCAAG gCCTACACCAGTCAGTTCGTGGCGCTGATCATGTTCGCCCTGCTGATGTGTGACGACCGCATCTCCATGCAGCCCCGGAGGCGTGAGATCATCCAGGGCCTGAGAGTCCTGCCGG ATCTGATCAAGGAGGTGCTGAGTCTGAACGATGAGATCAAGAATCTGGCGGAGGAGCTCTACCAGCAGAAGAGCGTGCTGATCATGGGACGGGGCTACCACTACGCTACCTGCCTGGAGGGGGCGCTG AAAATCAAGGAGATCACGTACATGCACTCGGAGGGCATCTTGGCCGGGGAGCTGAAGCACGGCCCGCTGGCCCTGGTGGACAAGCTGATGCCCGTCATCATGATCATCATGAGGGACCACACCTACGTCAAGTGTCAGAACGCCCTGCAGCAGGTGGTCGCCCGCCAG ggccggcCCATCGTGATCTGTGACCGAGACGACCAGGAGACCATCAACAACTCAAGCCGCACCATCAAGGTTCCGCACTGTGTGGACTGCCTGCAGGGGGTCCTCAGCGTCATCCCCCTGCAGCTGCTCTCCTTCCACCTGGCCGTTCTGCGCGGCTACGAC
- the gfpt1 gene encoding glutamine--fructose-6-phosphate aminotransferase [isomerizing] 1 isoform X2, which produces MCGIFAYLNYHVPRTRREILEILLKGLHRLEYRGYDSAGVGIDGGNKKDWESTGRSIQLIKQRGKVQALDEEINKQQGIDMDVEFDVHLGIAHTRWATHGAPSPVNSHPHRSDKNNEFIVIHNGIITNYKDLRKFLESKDYEFESETDTETIAKLVKYMYDNRENDELSFTTLVERVTQQLEGAFVLVFKSVHYPGEAVGTRRGGPLLIGVKCDHKLSTDHIPILYRSTGKDKKGCTALPRVDQDTSLFPTDEKAVEYYFASDASAVIEHTNRVIFLEDDDVAAVNEGRLSIHRIKRTAGDHPARAIQTLQMELQQIMKGNYRAFMEKEIFEQPESVFNTMRGRVNFDDNTVMLGGLKDHIKEIQRCRRLILIACGTSYHAGVATRQVLEELTELPVMVELSSDFLDRNTPVFRDDVCFFISQSGETADSLMALRYCKERGALTVGITNTVGSSISRETDCGVHINAGPEIGVASTKAYTSQFVALIMFALLMCDDRISMQPRRREIIQGLRVLPDLIKEVLSLNDEIKNLAEELYQQKSVLIMGRGYHYATCLEGALKIKEITYMHSEGILAGELKHGPLALVDKLMPVIMIIMRDHTYVKCQNALQQVVARQGRPIVICDRDDQETINNSSRTIKVPHCVDCLQGVLSVIPLQLLSFHLAVLRGYDVDCPRNLAKSVTVE; this is translated from the exons ATGTGTG GAATCTTTGCTTATCTTAACTACCACGTGCCGCGGACACGGCGGGAGATCCTGGAGATCCTGCTCAAAGGCCTTCACCGTCTGGAGTACCGGGGTTATGACTCAGCTG GTGTGGGGATCGACGGCGGTAACAAGAAGGACTGGGAGTCCACCGGCCGCTCCATCCAGCTCATCAAGCAGAGGGGGAAGGTGCAGGCTCTGGACGAGGAGATCAACA AGCAGCAGGGCATTGACATGGACGTGGAGTTCGACGTCCACCTGGGCATCGCTCACACCCGCTGGGCCACCCACGGCGCCCCCAGCCCGGTCAACAGCCACCCGCACCGCTCTGACAAGAACAACG AGTTCATCGTCATTCACAACGGCATCATCACCAACTACAAGGACCTGCGGAAATTCCTG GAGAGCAAAGACTACGAGTTTGAGTCGGAGACCGACACGGAGACTATCGCCAAGCTGGTGAAGTACATGTACGACAACCGTGAGAACGACGAGCTGAGCTTCACCACGCTGGTGGAGAGAGTGACCCAGCAGCTG GAAGGAGCCTTTGTCCTGGTGTTCAAGAGCGTCCATTACCCTGGAGAGGCGGTCGGGACCAG GAGGGGAGGGCCTCTTTTGATTGGTGTGAAATGCGACCACAAACTCTCTACAGATCACATCCCCATTCTCTACCGCTCTA CTGGCAAGGACAAGAAGGGCTGCACGGCCCTGCCCCGCGTGGACCAGGACACCTCTCTGTTCCCCACGGACGAGAAGGCCGTGGAGTACTACTTTGCTTCTGACGCAAG CGCGGTCATCGAGCACACCAACCGGGTGATCTTCCTGGAGGACGATGACGTGGCGGCGGTGAACGAGGGGCGGCTGTCCATCCACCGCATCAAGCGCACCGCGGGGGACCACCCGGCCCGCGCCATCCAGACCCTGCAGATGGAGCTGCAGCAGATCATGAAGG GAAACTACCGTGCGTTCATGGAGAAGGAGATCTTCGAACAGCCAGAGTCCGTGTTCAACACCATGCGAGGCAGGGTCAACTTTGATGACAACacag TGATGCTGGGGGGGCTGAAGGACCATATCAAAGAGATCCAGAGGTGTCGACGGCTGATACTCATCGCCTGTGGGACCAGCTACCACGCGGGCGTGGCG ACCCGTCAGGTACTGGAGGAGCTCACGGAGCTGCCCGTCATGGTGGAGCTGTCCAGCGACTTCCTGGACAGGAACACGCCCGTGTTCCGAGACGACGTGTGCTTCTTCATCAGCCAATCGG GGGAGACGGCGGACAGCCTGATGGCGCTGCGATACTGCAAGGAGAGGGGGGCTCTGACGGTGGGCATCACCAACACCGTGGGCAGCTCCATCTCCAGGGAGACGGACTGCGGCGTGCACATCAACGCCGGCCCCGAGATCGGCGTGGCCAGCACCAAG gCCTACACCAGTCAGTTCGTGGCGCTGATCATGTTCGCCCTGCTGATGTGTGACGACCGCATCTCCATGCAGCCCCGGAGGCGTGAGATCATCCAGGGCCTGAGAGTCCTGCCGG ATCTGATCAAGGAGGTGCTGAGTCTGAACGATGAGATCAAGAATCTGGCGGAGGAGCTCTACCAGCAGAAGAGCGTGCTGATCATGGGACGGGGCTACCACTACGCTACCTGCCTGGAGGGGGCGCTG AAAATCAAGGAGATCACGTACATGCACTCGGAGGGCATCTTGGCCGGGGAGCTGAAGCACGGCCCGCTGGCCCTGGTGGACAAGCTGATGCCCGTCATCATGATCATCATGAGGGACCACACCTACGTCAAGTGTCAGAACGCCCTGCAGCAGGTGGTCGCCCGCCAG ggccggcCCATCGTGATCTGTGACCGAGACGACCAGGAGACCATCAACAACTCAAGCCGCACCATCAAGGTTCCGCACTGTGTGGACTGCCTGCAGGGGGTCCTCAGCGTCATCCCCCTGCAGCTGCTCTCCTTCCACCTGGCCGTTCTGCGCGGCTACGAC
- the nfu1 gene encoding NFU1 iron-sulfur cluster scaffold homolog, mitochondrial, protein MAACRHLGAGLRLSASLSRLVINQGHHNAGFHGISYRPKPRVTSRWPNTSFAVVPGRTMFVQTQDTPNPNSLKFLPGRVVLEAGTMDFAAPRDAFCSPLARQLFRIDGVKGVFLGPDFITITKSDAEVEWKVIKPDVFAAIMDFFTTGLPVVNEDSVPSPDTAPSDDDDEVVGMIKELLDTRIRPTVQEDGGDVLYMGFEDGIVKLKLQGSCTSCPSSIITLKSGIQNMLQFYVPEVESVEQVKDDEEQIAQA, encoded by the exons ATGGCGGCCTGCAGGCACCTCGGGGCAGgactccgtctctctgccagtctGTCGCGTCT GGTTATTAATCAAGGACATCACAATGCCGGATTTCACGGGATATCCTACAGGCCTAAACCTCGAGTCACAAGCAGATGGCCAAATACCTCTTTTGCAGTTGTCCCTG GGAGAACCATGTTTGTCCAGACCCAGGACACCCCAAACCCAAACAGCCTGAAGTTTTTACCGGGTCGCGTGGTTCTGGAAGCGGGAACTATGGATTTTGCTGCACCCCGTGATGCGTTCTGCTCCCCCCTTGCCAG GCAGTTGTTCAGAATCGATGGCGTCAAAGGTGTGTTCTTGGGTCCAGACTTCATCACCATAACAAAG TCTGATGCGGAAGTGGAATGGAAGGTGATCAAACCAGACGTATTCGCTGCCATTATGGATTTCTTCACCACTGGCCTCCCCGTGGTCAACGAGGACAGCGTCCCCAGTCCAGACACAG CACCATCGGATGACGACGATGAAGTAGTGGGGATGATCAAAGAACTCCTGGACACTAGAATACG GCCCACGGTGCAGGAGGACGGGGGAGACGTCCTGTACATGGGCTTCGAGGACGGCATCGTGAAGCTGAAGCTGCAGGGCTCCTGCACCAGCTGCCCCAGCTCCATCATCACCCTGAAGAGCGGCATCCAGAACATGCTGCAGTTCTACGTCCCCGAGGTGGAGTCGGTGGAGCAG GTGAAGGATGACGAGGAGCAGATCGCTCAGGCTTGA